From Lolium perenne isolate Kyuss_39 chromosome 5, Kyuss_2.0, whole genome shotgun sequence, a single genomic window includes:
- the LOC139831843 gene encoding mavicyanin-like, translating into MALRQMLAVAVVAGCAVAFSGATDHIVGDRTFWSGNHTFFVSDLVSLRHQKGAHNVFEVNEAGYNSCTMEGVAGNWTSGKDFIPLKEPRRYFFICGNGLCRAGMKVVITVYPTPGNATRSRNVTEFHHGPEIIPDSGAPAASISARLMVTALAVAVAACRLVKS; encoded by the exons ATGGCGCTCAGGCAGATGCTGGCCGTCGCCGTGGTGGCCGGCTGCGCGGTGGCCTTCTCCGGCGCGACGGACCACATCGTCGGCGACCGCACCTTCTGGTCCGGAAACCACACCTTCTTCGTCAGCGACCTCGTCT CGCTCCGGCACCAGAAGGGGGCGCACAACGTGTTCGAGGTGAACGAGGCAGGGTACAACAGCTGCACCATGGAGGGGGTCGCCGGCAACTGGACCTCCGGCAAGGACTTCATCCCGCTCAAGGAGCCCCGCCGCTACTTCTTCATCTGTGGCAACGGCCTCTGCCGGGCCGGCATGAAGGTCGTCATCACCGTCTACCCGACTCCCGGCAACGCCACCCGGTCCAGAAACGTCACCGAGTTCCACCACGGCCCAGAGATTATTCCAGACAGCGGCGCCCCTGCTGCCTCCATCAGCGCTAGGCTTATGGTCACAGCGCTCGCAGTTGCCGTTGCTGCCTGTCGCCTAGTTAAATCGTAG